In a single window of the Bradyrhizobium erythrophlei genome:
- a CDS encoding BrnA antitoxin family protein has protein sequence MADQPRRPRTLNDARTEAEAAFKKTTTKVPELPAKRTALPSVKELVSLRIDQDVLEHFQEGGPGWQDRINDALRKAAGK, from the coding sequence ATGGCCGATCAGCCAAGACGGCCACGTACCCTCAACGATGCGCGCACCGAGGCCGAGGCCGCGTTCAAGAAGACCACGACAAAGGTTCCGGAATTGCCGGCGAAGAGAACCGCGCTTCCAAGCGTGAAGGAACTGGTTTCACTGCGGATCGATCAGGACGTCCTCGAACACTTCCAGGAGGGCGGACCCGGCTGGCAGGACCGGATCAATGACGCGCTGCGCAAGGCGGCGGGGAAGTAG